The Streptomyces sp. NBC_00597 DNA segment GGGTGGGGAGCCCGATGTTGGTGCGCGTACCGGTGACGACGTAGCCCTTCACGCCGCCCGCGAGGGCGTTGCGCACGGCGCCGATGTCGTCGGCGGCGGACAGGGCCAGGCCGTTCGGCCAGCCGGCGGCCCGCGTCTCGGAGAGCAGGGTGAGACCGGAACCGTCGGGCAGGTGTACGTCGGCCACGCAGATGTCGCGCGGGCTGCCGACGCGGGGGCGGGCCTCCGCGATGGACGAAGCCTCGATCACGTCACGTACTCCGAGGGCCCACAGATGACGGGTCACGGTGGAACGCACGCGCGGGTCGGCCACGACGACCATGGCCGTCGGCTTGTTCGGGCGGTAGGCGACCAGGCTTGCGGGCTGCTCGAGAAGAACGGACACCTAGGCCTCCTGGGGGAGTGGCGGGGCGGGCCGGCTCGGGGAAGGAAGCCGGTGCGAACCGTGCGGATGGTCACCCACTCCTTCGGCACGTCACCCGCCCGGCTTTAGGGAATGATCACGATTTGGTGAGTAACAATTCGGGCAATTCGGACGCACGATCGATCATCGGGTGATCAGAAGCCCACAACGGGCGCCCGGTTCCGACATCCCGCCGCCGGCCCTCGATCGGCCGTTCTACGGGGCGCGGTGCATTCGGGGTCGGCCGCGGGCGGCGCGGGGCGGCTACGGGTGGTGCGGACCGCGCCGCTGTGGCAGGGAGACCACGCCCGTACCCGAATCCGTCGGCCCCACCGGCGGCAGCCCCGCGATCTGGCACAGCAGCTCGCACCACGCCGACAGGTGCGCCGAGGTGTCCGGCACCCCACCCACGCCCTCCCGCGGCGTCCACGAGGCCCTGATCTCGATCTGCGTGGCCGCGCGACGCTCCGACAGCCCGCCGAAGTAGTGCGAGCTCGCCATGGTCACGGTCCCGCTCGCCTCCCCGTACGCCAGGCCGCGCGCCTCCAGGGCGCCCGTCAGCCACGACCAGCACACCTCGGGGAGGAGGGGGTCGGCGGCCATCTCGGGCTCCAGCTCGGCCCGTACGAGCGTCACCAGCCGGAAGGTCCCGTGCCAGGCGTCGTGCCCGGACGGATCGTGGAGCAGGATGAGCCGGCCGTCGGCCAGGTCGTCCTCGCCGTCCACGACCGCGGCTTCGAGGGCGTACGCGTGCGGGGCCAGGCGCTGCGGCGGTCTGGCGGGATCGATCTCGATCCCCGGACGCAGCCGCGCCTTCTTCAAACCGTCGACCGCCCGCCGGAACGGGAGCGGGACGGAGCTCTCCTTCGCGCTGTCCGTACCCTCGGCGCCATCTGAAAATCGTCCCTGAGCCGCAGCCATGCGGGGAAGACTAGGCGGAACGAGCGTCCGTGCGGCGCAGGGACACCCGCGCCGGGCCGGGCACTTCTTCATACGTGCGAAGATTTGGCGCGTGAGCGCCAATGACCTTCCCCTCGCGCACGGCTCCGCCGGCGCTGGGGAGACCCCTCTCAAGGGCCAGCCGAGTCAGACGTACGATTCCGCCTTCCTGAAGGCGTGCCGGCGGGAGCCGGTGCCGCACACCCCGGTGTGGTTCATGCGGCAGGCCGGGCGCTCCCTCCCCGAGTACCGCAAGGTGCGCGAGGGGACCCAGATGCTGGAGTCGTGCATGCGGCCCGACCTGGTCACGGAGATCACGCTCCAGCCCGTTCGCCGCCACGACGTGGACGCGGCGATCTTCTTCTCCGACATCGTGGTGCCGCTGAAGGCCATCGGCGTCGACCTGGAAATCAAGCCCGGCATCGGCCCGGTCGTCGCCCAGCCGATCCGCCGCCGCGAGGACCTCGCACAGCTGCGCGACCTCACCCCGGAGGACGTCTCCTACGTCACCGAGGCGATCGGCATGCTCACGGGTGAACTGGGTTCCACGCCGTTGATCGGCTTCGCCGGTGCGCCTTTCACCCTCGCGAGCTACCTGGTCGAGGGCGGCCCCTCCAAGAACCACGAGCACACCAAGGCCCTCATGTACGGGGACCCGCAGCTCTGGGCCGACCTGCTGGACCGCCTCGCGGAGATCACCTCCGCCTTCCTGAAGGTCCAGATCGAGGCGGGCGCCTCCGCGATCCAGCTCTTCGACTCCTGGGTCGGCGCCCTCGCCCCGGCGGACTACCGGCGCTCGGTGATGCCGGCGTCGGCGAAGGTCCTGGAGTCCGTCGCCCCGTACGGGGTCCCGCGCATCCACTTCGGCGTGGGCACGGGCGAGCTCCTCGGCCTGATGGGCGAGGCCGGCGCGGACGTCATGGGCGTCGACTACCGGGTCCCGCTGGACGAGGCGGTGCGCCGGGTCGGCCCCGGCAAGGCGCTCCAGGGCAACCTAGACCCGGCGGTGCTCTTCTCCACCGAGGAGGCCGTGCGGGCGAAGACGGACGAGGTCCTGGCGGCGGCGTCCGGCCTGGAGGGCCACGTCTTCAACCTGGGCCACGGCGTCCTCCCGACGACGAACCCGGACGCCCTGACCCGCCTGGTGGACTACGTCCACACCCGGACGGCCCGCTGACCCGGACGCCCTCCGACACGATCGAAACGTCGGTACCTTGCCCTGCATGACATGGCACGGACCGACGTTTCGCACATCCGACGGAGAACGCGTCGACGGGGCCTGGTGCCTCGTGTGGCGCAAGCACGAGCTGGGCGGCGAGCACTACCCCGAGCACCTCTTCGTCTACGCGGACGGCCGGATATCCGTCGGCCGCTACGAGGCGACCGACCTGGCCGGGCTGGAGCGGTGGCTGGCCTCGGGGAAGATCGCCGTCACCCGGCCGGACCCGCGCGAGCGGTCCGCCTCCGCCTCGAAGTGGCAGTCGCGCAACCCCGAGCCGCTGACCGCCGCAAGTTTCCTCACGGAGGTGGCCGACGAGATCGCCCGCCTGGCCGGCCGGCCCACGGCCGTCGACCGGCTCCGGGAAGCCGAACGCGGCTACCGGCGGGAGGCGACCGAGACCAACCGCGTCCTGCTCCGGGAGGCCTACCTCGCCGTCCCCGCGCACCTGCGCGTCTACGTCCTGGGTGACATGGACCGCCAGGACCGGCCGCTGCGCATCCTGACGACCGACATCGGTCAGGCCGTGGACGGGGACGGGCCGGTGGTGACGGAGGAGATGCACCAGAGCGTGCGCGACCACTTCGCCGAGCGGGACGAGGCTGACGAGCAGGCCGAGGAGCTGCGGGCCGTGCGGTACGCGGACGAACCGACCGGCGCTCCGCAGCCCCCGGTCGTCCTGCACGAGGTCGTGCATCCCAACGGCCGGCCCGCCGAACTCGGCGACTTCGTCCTGCGCAACGACTACGAAGCCCCCGTCACCTACCGGGGCGAGACCTACCCCACCGTGCTCCACGGGTACTGGGCCCTCTCCGCGGCCGACCCCGCCGACCGCGACCGGATCCGAGCCTGCGCGACGGCACGCGAGGCGCACGACACGGGCGGACGGGCGGCGCGGCGTGCGGACTGGCCGGCCCTGCGGCTCGCGGTCATGGCCGGGCTCGTGCGGGCCAAGTTCGAGCAGCACCCCCGGCTCGCGGAGATCCTGCTCGCCACGGGGGAGACGGGCATCCGCTACACCGGCATCTCCGAGGCCCCCTTCTGGCGCGCGGACGGCCCCCGCGGCGGCCGTGACTGGATGGGTCGCCTGCTGGAGCTGGTCCGGGCGGAGTTGCGCGCCGGGGCCGAAGGCCTGTGACCGGCCTGCGGGGCGGTCCGTGCCGCAGCCGCGCGGCACGGACCGGGGGCGGGCCCGGCCGCGCGCCCGCCCCGGACGGGGATCAGGCGGGGGACGAGCGGACCGCGGAGACCGCCTTGCGGGCGGCCACCAGGACCGGGTCCCAGACCGGGGAGAACGGCGGGGCGTAGCCCAGGTCCAGAGATACGACCTGCTCCACCGTCATGCCCGCCGTCAGGGCGACCGCCGCGATGTCCACCCGCTTCGCGGAACCCGCACCGCCGACGATCTGGACGCCCAGGAGCCGGCCCGTACGGCGCTCCGCGAGCATCTTGACCGTCATGTCCGCGGCCGTGGGGTAGTAGCCCGCCGTCGTCGTCGAGCTGATCGTCGCCGTGACGAAGCGCAGGCCCGCAGCCAGCGCGTCCTTCTCCCGCAGCCCCGTACGGGCGATCTCCAGGTCGCAGACCTTGCTGACCGCCGTCCCCACCACCCCCGGGAAGGTGGCGTAGCCGCCGCCCACGCCCGAACCGATCACCTGGCCGTGCTTGTTGGCGTGCGTGCCCAGCGGGATGTGCCGCATGCGGCCCGCCACCAGGTCCAGGACCTCGACGCAGTCACCGCCCGACCAGACGTTCTCGTGGCCCCGGACCCGCATGGAGAGGTCCGTGAGGATGCCGCCGGACTCGCCGAGCGGCAACCCCGCATCGCGGGCCAGCGCCGTGCGGGGTTCCACGCCGATGCCGAGGACGACCACGTCCGCCGGGTACTCGTCCCCCGCGGCCGTGGCCACCGCGCACGCCCGGCCCTCCTCGTCCGTGAGGATCTTCGTGACCTCCGCGCGGGACACCGTACGGATCCCCATCCGGTTCATCGCGGAGTGCACCAGCCCGCCCATGTCCGGGTCCAGGGTGGCCATGGGCTGCTCCCCGCGGTGCAGGACCGTGACCTCGTACCCGCGCGCGACCAGCGCCTCCGCCATCTCCACGCCGATGTAGCCCGCGCCGACGACGACCGCCCTGCGGCCCTGCGCCCGCTGCGATCCCTCGATGGATTCCAGCGAAGCCATCAGGCGCTGCCCGTCGTCCAGGCTCTGCACGCCGTGCACCCCGTGGGCCCCGATGCCGGGCAGCCGGGGGCGGACCGGCCGGGCGCCCGTGGCCACGACGAGCTTGTCGTAGCCCGTCCAGGATTCGGAGCCGGAATCCAGATCGCGGGCACGGACCCGGCCCCCGGCGAGGTCGAGCTCCACCACTTCCGTGCGCATGCGCAGGTCGATGTCGCGCGCGCGGTGCTCCTCGGGCGTACGGGCGATCAACTCGTCCCGGCCGCCGACCCGGCCGCCGATCCAGTACGGGATCCCGCACGCGGAGTACGAGGTGAAGTGCCCGCGCTCGAACGCGACGATCTCCAGCTCCGCAGGGTCCTTGAGCCGCCGGGCCTGTGACGCGGCGGACATCCCCGCCGCGTCACCGCCGACCACCACCAGTCGTTCCACCGCCATCGTCCGCCCCGTCCTGTGCGCCGCCGTCTGGTGGGTGACACGCTACGGGCGAATGCGTGTTCAGTCCGGAACCCGAGCCGTTTCCGTCGGATCCGCGGGCCGGGCAGAGGGGACGGCCGGTACCCGCTTCGCCGACAGACCCGTCTTCGGCTCCGCCGGGCGCAGCCGGCGGTACAGCCGGAAGCACAGCAGCGCCAGCGCGGCCGTGACGGCGAACGGCAGCACCACGGCGATCACCAGGGCCAGGTAGCGGACGATCGTCGTGAAGGCGTCCCAGCCCCCGCTCAGGGCGCCGGTGAAGGAGGGCTCCCCGTCCTTCTTCTGCGCCGCGGGCTTCGCGGCCGGCTCGGAGACCTCCATCGTGATCGTGCCCATCGAGGTCTGGTCCTTCAGCGCCGTCTGCTGCGCCAGGAGCGACTCCAGGTCCGACTGGCGCTTGCTCAGTTCGCTCTCCAGCATCACCACGTCGCTGAGCGCCGTCGCCCTGTCCATCATGTCCCGCACCCGGGCCACGCTCGCCTGCTGCGACTTCACCCGGCTGTCGACGTCCGCAACCTTCTCGGTCACGTCCTGCGCCTCGACCTTGCGGTTGAGCAGCTTCCCGCTGCCCTCCATGGCGCCGAGCACCGCGTCGAAGCGGTCGCCCGGCACGCGCAGGGTCAACGTCGAGGTCATGCGGCCGTCCTCGCCGCGCCGGGTGGACTCGTTGCCCACGTACCCGCCCGCGCCCTCCGCCGCCGTGCGGGCCGCGGCCAGGGCCTTCTGCGCGTCCGTCGTCTCCAGGGCGAGCGTGGCCGTACGGATGACGTGCGGGCGTACGGCGGCCGGCTGCTGCCCGTTCTTGGCCGCGTCGGTTCCGGGGGCCGCCGGGGGAGCCGCCGCGGCCGCCCCCGGCTTGCCCCGGGCCGCGCCCTCCGGGGCGCCGGCCGCGGCCTTGTCGGCGGAGGACGAGCCGGCGCTGACCCCGCCGGCGCCGCACCCGGTGAGCGCGAGCGCTCCGGCCAGGGACAGGGCGGCCACGGCGGCCGCTCCGCGGTTCCGCACGGCGGTGCCTCTACTGGTGGTGCGCATCGGTGGTACCCCCCGAGGATCGGCTGATGTCGCCGGTGTGACAAACAGGGTCGCGCCGCCGGTTTCGCCCCGGCGGTCCCGGGCCGATCCCGATGCGGTCACGGTCCGGCCTCGGTGATCGGCCGGTGAACGGTCTGAGACGATGTGTCCATGCACGAAGCGGACATGCGTACGGACGGCGCGACCGGTACGGGCGCCACCGGCGGAACGGGCGGCCGGCCCGGCCCGGCCGGCCACGCCGTCGTCATCGGCGGCGGCATCGCGGGCCTCGCCGCGGCCCACCGGCTGCTCGCCGACGGCCTGCGCGTCACGCTCCTGGAGGCCGGGACGCGCCTCGGCGGCAAGCTGCACGCCGGAGAGCTCGCC contains these protein-coding regions:
- a CDS encoding response regulator transcription factor gives rise to the protein MSVLLEQPASLVAYRPNKPTAMVVVADPRVRSTVTRHLWALGVRDVIEASSIAEARPRVGSPRDICVADVHLPDGSGLTLLSETRAAGWPNGLALSAADDIGAVRNALAGGVKGYVVTGTRTNIGLPTRPGAAPIGAAAARMHRRPPGAPSHPGGYRELSGREVEVLRLVAEGQSNKAIGVSMGLSALTVKSHLARIARKLGTGDRAGMVAVALRTGIIH
- a CDS encoding DUF3000 domain-containing protein; amino-acid sequence: MAAAQGRFSDGAEGTDSAKESSVPLPFRRAVDGLKKARLRPGIEIDPARPPQRLAPHAYALEAAVVDGEDDLADGRLILLHDPSGHDAWHGTFRLVTLVRAELEPEMAADPLLPEVCWSWLTGALEARGLAYGEASGTVTMASSHYFGGLSERRAATQIEIRASWTPREGVGGVPDTSAHLSAWCELLCQIAGLPPVGPTDSGTGVVSLPQRRGPHHP
- the hemE gene encoding uroporphyrinogen decarboxylase; the encoded protein is MSANDLPLAHGSAGAGETPLKGQPSQTYDSAFLKACRREPVPHTPVWFMRQAGRSLPEYRKVREGTQMLESCMRPDLVTEITLQPVRRHDVDAAIFFSDIVVPLKAIGVDLEIKPGIGPVVAQPIRRREDLAQLRDLTPEDVSYVTEAIGMLTGELGSTPLIGFAGAPFTLASYLVEGGPSKNHEHTKALMYGDPQLWADLLDRLAEITSAFLKVQIEAGASAIQLFDSWVGALAPADYRRSVMPASAKVLESVAPYGVPRIHFGVGTGELLGLMGEAGADVMGVDYRVPLDEAVRRVGPGKALQGNLDPAVLFSTEEAVRAKTDEVLAAASGLEGHVFNLGHGVLPTTNPDALTRLVDYVHTRTAR
- a CDS encoding NADAR family protein codes for the protein MTWHGPTFRTSDGERVDGAWCLVWRKHELGGEHYPEHLFVYADGRISVGRYEATDLAGLERWLASGKIAVTRPDPRERSASASKWQSRNPEPLTAASFLTEVADEIARLAGRPTAVDRLREAERGYRREATETNRVLLREAYLAVPAHLRVYVLGDMDRQDRPLRILTTDIGQAVDGDGPVVTEEMHQSVRDHFAERDEADEQAEELRAVRYADEPTGAPQPPVVLHEVVHPNGRPAELGDFVLRNDYEAPVTYRGETYPTVLHGYWALSAADPADRDRIRACATAREAHDTGGRAARRADWPALRLAVMAGLVRAKFEQHPRLAEILLATGETGIRYTGISEAPFWRADGPRGGRDWMGRLLELVRAELRAGAEGL
- a CDS encoding FAD-dependent oxidoreductase; translated protein: MAVERLVVVGGDAAGMSAASQARRLKDPAELEIVAFERGHFTSYSACGIPYWIGGRVGGRDELIARTPEEHRARDIDLRMRTEVVELDLAGGRVRARDLDSGSESWTGYDKLVVATGARPVRPRLPGIGAHGVHGVQSLDDGQRLMASLESIEGSQRAQGRRAVVVGAGYIGVEMAEALVARGYEVTVLHRGEQPMATLDPDMGGLVHSAMNRMGIRTVSRAEVTKILTDEEGRACAVATAAGDEYPADVVVLGIGVEPRTALARDAGLPLGESGGILTDLSMRVRGHENVWSGGDCVEVLDLVAGRMRHIPLGTHANKHGQVIGSGVGGGYATFPGVVGTAVSKVCDLEIARTGLREKDALAAGLRFVTATISSTTTAGYYPTAADMTVKMLAERRTGRLLGVQIVGGAGSAKRVDIAAVALTAGMTVEQVVSLDLGYAPPFSPVWDPVLVAARKAVSAVRSSPA
- a CDS encoding DUF4349 domain-containing protein, with protein sequence MRTTSRGTAVRNRGAAAVAALSLAGALALTGCGAGGVSAGSSSADKAAAGAPEGAARGKPGAAAAAPPAAPGTDAAKNGQQPAAVRPHVIRTATLALETTDAQKALAAARTAAEGAGGYVGNESTRRGEDGRMTSTLTLRVPGDRFDAVLGAMEGSGKLLNRKVEAQDVTEKVADVDSRVKSQQASVARVRDMMDRATALSDVVMLESELSKRQSDLESLLAQQTALKDQTSMGTITMEVSEPAAKPAAQKKDGEPSFTGALSGGWDAFTTIVRYLALVIAVVLPFAVTAALALLCFRLYRRLRPAEPKTGLSAKRVPAVPSARPADPTETARVPD